The window CTGTGTGCTGCAATGGAAATACATGCTAGTGAGGGACTAGTGACTCAGTATGGCTAAGTTTGTAGCCTAGCTGATAGAGCTTGTAGTGCATTCTCGTGACCAGTTGCATTTCATAATGTTTTAAACCATCTCAGTAAGTAAATGTTAGAGACACTGCAAtatgtattaattatttttatgttctgaGTATACGTACTTTGTGGAATTGTTCTGAAGTGAAGTTGTGAAGATTTGTTGGAACAGAGAAGTAATACAGAACTATGAAGACGGGGACTTTAGGAGGACAGAATAACCAAGACTAGCCAGTTGTTAACCCAGAAAAATGTATCTAGAGAAATTTAATTCGAAGTGATCATTAGTAGGAGAAAACAGTAATGTTAGAAGACTAGTAGATGATATTTCTAATTCACTTGaattttaactaaaaataatgGGAAGCAACCAAAAGTCAGAATGAATTTgaacattaaaataatcttctaaGCAGTGAGTCCCATTTGATTGTCAAGCAGTATTTAAGGGTGAAATTTAGACAACTTTATCAGAAATCACCTTGTTTTGATTGAGCTCAACCATGTGTGTCTCTTCCATCTCTAAGATCATGTGATGTATCATTCTTTAGTGAAGCCTGTAGTTTGTTTGCTACTATGTGTATTAACAGCAGGCTGTCCAGACAGAGCACAAAATAAGgaagtgaaagagaaacaaTATCTCTTTGAAGAAATTTGACATAATATCtttaataagaaatgttttcatgtaaAAACATAATATAGGGAACAAGAATCAGGGAGAAATGGAAACACAGGAAGGGAACAGCAGTCATGAAGAAGAATTaagagctggaggagggggaaaaacagTACTAATTCAGATGAACCAAGGAtcaaagagacaggaaaatggACAGAAGGTAAATATATgacagcaagaaataaaaatagtaccaggacagaaatattaaaacagcagcaaggaaaaggGCGAATAATCATGCAGAGACATTTATAAAGACAATATGTTTTTTGTTTAGTGGCAAACTTTGTGAATATGGAACCATTTTGGCAtatggaaacatttcttttgacCTGCTTAAAGTATATTGGTTATGGtaactaattttctttctgttagtTGTAGGCCACTGATTTCCTATTGGCTACTGTAACTGGTTTTAGGTTGCCTTGCTGACTATTTGGTGGGGAGTAAAGGTGGACAAATTGATTGCTGGATATCAGTCCAGTAATTCCGAATTGGAAGGAAGGAGTACCGTGTGGAACTGAAATTTTCTGAGAACTTAAAAGATGCATAGTGAACTTTCTTACGCTGGAACATATCCAGGATTCAGAGCTGAATACCCCACAAgccttagggaaaaaaaatctgctgggggaggggagagtaATCAAAAGCTGGCAAGACTTCAAATCTGCCTCATCTAAAAGAATCATACATTTTTAGTGAGTATGATTAACTGTGGGAAAGAGTCACCAGGGGAAGTAATGGATTCTTCACCTCCTCATGTCCTCTGCAGAGTGAGTTTTCCTCCAGAACTGTGTTCAAGCTATTGAGTTCAATACAGAAGATCAAATGATCCTTTGATCCTAATAGTTCTAATCTATGAATGATAACATTTGTGGCAGTAGAGGCACTGGCCCACATGATATTTATATAATGGTGACCTATGAGGAAGAAAcactctcttctttccttcccttgatAAATCCACAGTACTAACTTCTCAACAACAGTTGTGTTTTCTTGAGACTTGGCAAAGCAAGGTGCTTGTGCTTTATGCCTTGCAGATCTTTCTTACTTTGTTCACACACTGTAACACATGCTCTTTGATCTCTAAAGAGACAGCAGGAGATACTACAAAAACCTTTTTTTGAGCCGAGTTTAATGATTTGCTCTTATTGGTATCTTTACCATATATGTTTTCACGAAGGGCTATTTTTGCCCTTGGAGATGTGCTTCAGTTCAGGACAAAAAGCAGACTCATCCTGGGATACAGTCAGTTTGGGATCTTGTTCCCACAGCACCTATATCTAGCTGGGACTAAGTGTTTGGCTCAATCTGGCCCTCACTCATGGCAGAAGCTGTGACAATCTTGAGTAACATTTCAGCAGAACTGAGAGCTTTTCTGAGTTTCCTGTATCTGTCTTTTATTAAAAGGTCGACACATGTTCCTGTTGGAGAAGAtcaagtcctgcacctggaaCTAGCCCAAGATATAGCACAACACTTCAACAAGAAATACGGAGAATTCTTTCCTGTGCCCAAAGCCATTTTAAGTGAGCTGgtcttggttattttttttttcttacccttAACTGCACTTCAAGGTTGAAGATGGATCTAAATATCGTGGAAATAGTTTCAGGGACCAAGAAAAGGGAGCGGAAAATTAAAAACTGACAACAAAAGACTAGAGGCTGTGAAACCGAACTCCCAAGACATAAAGCTTTACAAATCCCCAGTAGAGGAATGTATGTGATGTCTGGTATTCTAGTCCAGGGGCCAGATGCACTCCGCTGCTGCCAGTCAGCCTTGCTCTTCAGGTATTGGACCTTTTAAGAGTAGGGTCTCTGCTCCATGTTGCTGGTTCAGGAGACATGTCAGGAATAAGACAAGAGACCTCCAGCAAGCAGAATTCTTCAATGTGTGAGTGGTAGATGTTTACATCAAGCATGCTAAACAGCTTGTAGGTTTATTTCTACAATGCTCAAAAATCTTTTAAGTGTGTTTAATATACACTTGCATATTTCAGTAAGGGTCTCTTACAGAGCTTAGACTTACTGGTTTTGATCTTAGACTCAGGGAGACTTATAAGGAAAATCTTCTCAGCCATTTTTGAGCTATAAGGTCATAGGCCGGGGGGTGAGGAGGAGTCAGATGGCGCAAATGGCATGTTTGTTAAGAAACGTGAAGAATTGGGCAAGGAAGAAGCATTGCATCTTTGTTGTAAGTAATGTAGAGGAATGCACAGCAGAGACCTTCGCCCCCAAAAGGGCAAGGAGCTCTCACCTTAGAAAAGACAGGCAGTAATAAACCTTTCTCAATTTTCAAGCCTCAGTGACAAAAATGGTGTTAGACTCAGAGTGGAGCTTAGGGAATACTAGGTATGGCAAGCTTTGCAGTTTCTAACGATTAAATACTAAGCACTGTAATGAAGAGCTGAGTGTAGCCTATGATGGAGGTGAGACTGTTtcccaggaaataaaaaaacctcaatttgaaagaaagaaacaaacgaaaaaaaccccaacactttTCACTTTCCGCATGAAAAGCATACTTTCATAAGGACACAAGTATATGCAAAGCAATGAAATATCCTAGATGAATGGAGAAGTTAGGGACCTGTACAGGCTCACTACCTGTAAGTGGTTAGATTACCTGGACTACTTCaaatttacagaaaagagacagaCTCTTTCAAAAGGTGATTCAGAACAGAGCACTTTCTGGGGCAATCTGAATGGTACCCAGGAAGAACACTTATCCTTTCCCTGAGTACGTAGGCCATCTCTGAGGAGTATGTGGGTAATCTAGTTGGCTGTATTAGGTGTCTAAAAGCAATTAGTGTGAGTACTTTCTAGATCAGTGGTACTTGGTGTACTCCGTGAATGATGTTTCTTGGTGAAAGACTGAAACAGTTTGGGTTGACGCtgttaaagaaatactttccttCTAATGCTACTATTCTATTTCATGTACATGCATGTATCTTAGTAGTTTGTACAATACCCATACCTTTCTTATTTGAACAGTGCTTTCACTCTAATGGAGTTGGTTAGTGTTCAGTTAGGGATCTTTAAATAACTGTATTTAGGAGAATTACCAAGAGATTTTGGGTAGAAGTTTCCTAAAGTAAGGAGATTAACTGTTCAGGAATTCTTTTTTAACGGTGGATTTAACCTGTTTCTCCCCTGTTACAGAACTTTTCAGTAATGTGCAGTCTATGCTCTCTGGGTAACTTGTCCCCAGTGCTAGGAATGCAAGGGAGGAGAGAGTTTTGGGGGAAAATCAGCATGTAGTCACAGAAAATGTTAGGAAGTGTCCCAGCAGAAGTTTCTGCTTATCAAGGAAGCAGGGAAAGCATAAGAAGCGTATGTGATTGTTTTATCTGTGCTTAAAAATGAGTTGTGAGCACAGAGAACTTTGTCATGCTACTACAAAGTGTTCTTAGCAATTGTCATAAGAAAACATTGTCTATGTGTGTTCACAATgattcctccctcctttttttttttttttttaaggtgcaacaaagaaaataaaatccctcaGAGATCCAACAGTGAAGATGTCCAAGTCAGACCCACAGAAGTTAGCTACTGTTAACATAGCGGACAGCCCTGATGAAATAGTGCTGAAATTCCGCAAAGCTGTGACTGACTTTACGTCTGAGGTGACCTACGACCCGGCTGGTCGCCCTGGTGTCTCCAATCTGGTGTCCATTCATGCTGCAGTAACGGGGCTTAGCGTAAAAGAAGTGCTGCACCAATCTGCTGGTCTCGACACCGCTCACTACAAAATGGTAGTAGCAGAGTCAGTTATTCAAAAATTTGCACCTATCAGGAATGAAATCAAGAAACTCCAGGAAGACAAATCCCATCTGATAAAGGTTTTAGAGGATGGAGCAGAGAAAGCCAAAGAGCTGGCTACCCCTGTCTATCAAGAAATAAGACGACTAGTGGGATTTCAGTAGAAACTGCTGAGTAGTTGCAAGGACTTTTGTTTCCTGGGACAGACATTTCGTTATTTGTATCTTCTTaataattttgatttgaaacaaaaccttttttacctgaaacaaaacttttttttcctggaaaatccAAGTAGAACATTGCAGgtgtttgcattaaaaaatgtgCATGAAGCCAGATATTTCCAGCGGGACCAGCACTGAGCTTGTCTTAGATAGTCAAAGAGGGAGGATGGAAGCAATCATGATTCATGAAGAAATCCTGCAAAGGCAAAATATGAGGTTGCCCAaatggggttttgggtttttccatTGACCACTGCAAGAAGCTGAGGTATAGGCAAAGTGATCAGAATCtagcagaaatatttgtaatcTTCTCAATAACATCCTTAGCTGTGCATGTGATCTTGTTACAGATGGACAACTCATCCCATTGGTGGTTATTCAGCTTTGATATGGTGGTTGAATGTGTTCTTGGATAACCAGAATAAAAGCACAGGCTTACAAATCAAAATGCTCAGAGTGATGAAGAGAGAATTTACTGTCTTTCCCTATCGTGTCCTCAAACTCAGTGTAATTTTGTCTCTGCATCTAGTTTGTGTGAAGTGAGTCAGTGTGTCTTATGGATGCGTATATCCATACTCTGAAACTCACTGTGACTACTGTGCTAGATGGCCTCTTTGATAGTCACTCCAAAGAATCCAGAGAGTGGACTTGAATTTCATTTCTGCCACCTGTGCCATCCTGCTGGTCAGGTCTGAAGTACTTCAGTGAGAAACGTGTTCTTCAGCTGCTCCTATTCCACCTGCTGTTCGGTTTTGCAGGGAGCTCCAGgatttttcagttcagcatCAAGTCTAGgattcttttaaagaaaggtgCATGGGAGAAGGTGTAATCTTGTGTGAAGGAAATCTTAGGTTGAGAAATCAGACACCTTCCTGTAACATTTACAAAATTACTTGTTCAGAAAATTATGCTGAGGTCAGAGCCAGACTGAGATTAAATAGTTCTTTATGCAATCTCTTAAGAGGCTTTATGAGCATCAAGAAAGTTCAGTGATGGGAGAATGGTGTTAGCCTCTGCTGATCCTAGGCTTCACAATATATGCAGACTGGGACCCATGAACCATGGCATATGTTGGGGAATGTGTGGCAAAGGGGAATTGTCAAAAGGAGACACCCTCTTCTGAAGAGGGGGTAGTAGCACATGTTAAAAGGTAATGAAAACCCTACTGGTCCTGTGCCAACATATTTAAGTGTATTATTGCACTTACTGGTGCTGTGTTTGAAATTGCTATACTGTAATGTAAATTGAGTTCATCCTGTACTCTGGCAGCTCATAACCATTATATGCCTATGGCATTTGTCACGAAGGATTGCAGTCTTACGTGACTGAGTTGGTAAAACTGGGAGGGTTTCTATGTAGTGcagttgcttgctttttttttttttaaagtatttagtTTTGAATTTAGTTAATTATCATAGTGAGGTGGTTCAGAAAGAATTATTTAACTttgcaaaacaagaaattatGGACTGAGCATCTGTAAATCTGTATTGAGACCTGTATTTATTTGTTAGGCATCTGAAGAAGAGAACTGCCATGCAAGAACTTGGTGATGACAGAGTTTCTAAAGTTAGTCAAGACTAGAGGAGCAGAGTGGATGATGACAGAATGATGGGAAACCAAACTCGGTGTAGACAAGTCCAAGGTAATGtcctctggaaagaaaaagtgttttcaaaaataGACCCTGGTTTCAAATTAGCTGCAGTGTATTAGGAAAGGGCACAGCTATAACTATGCATATTTAAGTAGTTTTACAAAACTTTTGTCAGTGTTTAACAGCCACATTAGTCTGCATGGGAACTAAGACAAAAAATTAAGGCACAGAGTTACCACTGCTTACTGACTTGGCATACAATGTTTGCAGTGACACTCTTTAACATGGATTGATTTCTGCAAAGGTCCCACAATAGGTTCCTTAAGAGAAGGTAACACAGTGCTCATGGAGATACTGAAAATCTTTAACACTAGTGTATCTAGTTTCTTCCTGTTCCTCTTTGTCACTAACAAAGATAGGAGCATATATTCAAAAGATGAATCATTGTTTCAAGTTGTCTTTACACTTCTGATGGTCGAGTCACCTAACATGTAGGGTTGGCATTCAACAcactttcttttcagtgaaaaggaaataggagtattctatgattctaattatGATTCATTTTTTGAATATATGCTTCTATTTTTGTTAGGCAGTTCTCAACCCACAGTGAAGTGGATTGAGAACtagctgaatggcagagcccagagagttgtgataagtggcacagagtctagttggaggcctgcagctagtggtgtgccccaagggtcagtactgggtccagtcttgttcaacatgTTCATccatgacctggatgaggggacagagtgtaccctcagcaagtttgctgatgatacgaaactgggaggagtgactgacacaccagaaggctgtgctgccattcagcgagacctggacaggctagagagttgggtgCAGAGGATcctaatgaaattcagcaagggcaAGGGTAGGGTCCTCCATCTAGGGAGGAAgaaccccaagcaccagtacaggttaggggttgacctgctgggaagcagcgctgcagagaaggacctgggagtcctggtggacaagcagctctccatgagccagcagtgtgcccttgtggccaagaaggccaatggtacccTGGgatgcattaagaagagcgtggccagcaggtcgagggaggttgtcctccccctctactctgccctggtgaggccacatctggagtgctgggtccagttctgggctgcccagttcaagaaagacagggaactactggagagagtccagcggagggctacgaggacgattaggggactggagcatctctcgtatgaggaaaggctgagagagctgggtctctttagcctggagaggagaaggcagagagggGATCTCAtaaacacttataaatatctaaaggacAGGTGTCAAGATGATGGGGCCAGATTCTTTTCTGTGGTGCctagcgacaggacaaggggcaatgggcacaaactggaacacagcgagttccatctcaatatgagaaaaaaacttcttcactttgagggtgaccaagcactgggacaggctgcccagagaggttgtggagtctccttctctggagatattcaaaacctccctggatgcaatcctgtgcaacctgctctaggtgatcctgctctagcaggggggttggacaagatgacctccagagggcccttccaacccctaccgttctgtaATCCTGTATTCATATGTCTtcaatataatttattaaaaggaaaaaaaaaggggaggtgaGGAGATGacatcaacaaggaattctGGGTTGTTACCCAAGTTGTTCAGAGCAGTCTTTCCAAAactgttagattttttttttcccccagaaaatcATGTAGGTGAAACAGGAAGTAAAGCTTCAAAAGAGCCCTTTCTTTGGGGCAGGGGTTTAATATATTACATAGTTAGCAGTGTTTCAATCAAAtttactgttttct of the Grus americana isolate bGruAme1 chromosome 1, bGruAme1.mat, whole genome shotgun sequence genome contains:
- the WARS2 gene encoding tryptophan--tRNA ligase, mitochondrial isoform X2, translated to MATPSGLIRALHRGTLGQVPEHAELAWILGCLTNVPRLLRLPQWKMKHASQNNEGTVGLLTYPVLQAADILLYKSTHVPVGEDQVLHLELAQDIAQHFNKKYGEFFPVPKAILSATKKIKSLRDPTVKMSKSDPQKLATVNIADSPDEIVLKFRKAVTDFTSEVTYDPAGRPGVSNLVSIHAAVTGLSVKEVLHQSAGLDTAHYKMVVAESVIQKFAPIRNEIKKLQEDKSHLIKVLEDGAEKAKELATPVYQEIRRLVGFQ
- the WARS2 gene encoding tryptophan--tRNA ligase, mitochondrial isoform X1; its protein translation is MATPSGLIRALHRGTLGQHMVVDRIFSGIQPTGTPHLGNYLGAIQNWVNLQEECSSVLYSIMDMHSFTMPKEPAVLRQNILDTTAAVLACGIDPKKCFLFRQSLVPEHAELAWILGCLTNVPRLLRLPQWKMKHASQNNEGTVGLLTYPVLQAADILLYKSTHVPVGEDQVLHLELAQDIAQHFNKKYGEFFPVPKAILSATKKIKSLRDPTVKMSKSDPQKLATVNIADSPDEIVLKFRKAVTDFTSEVTYDPAGRPGVSNLVSIHAAVTGLSVKEVLHQSAGLDTAHYKMVVAESVIQKFAPIRNEIKKLQEDKSHLIKVLEDGAEKAKELATPVYQEIRRLVGFQ